Proteins encoded in a region of the Podarcis muralis chromosome 2, rPodMur119.hap1.1, whole genome shotgun sequence genome:
- the LOC144326773 gene encoding uncharacterized protein LOC144326773 — protein sequence MMMFDTCKEPDLCIVYGEPIRQKPIIHKRTGGQQEAHPVDEEDKPLFHGGSSGASWKITVQTIPGAAKEQDVCIVGEENIWHYPNTCERNMCLQKISSGEGPVYSKGDSSVPSKTPAQTVVDATARMMMLDTSREPDLCIVYGEPIRPKAIVHKRTEGQQEAHPVEEGKDVPLLRGGSCRSPWEIMLETVPGAAEEQDVCIVGEENIWQNTNNCVRKEWLQDTHSVEGTVHSKLDSSVPREPPAQTVGDAAKGQDICIVYDQGVLQKHTVHIRIGYPEETHPGEDVVKTIAGGRDWKGPNESTFQPAIDATKEQDSCIVHEEMVSQKPIFQGTAPSEATAQRDMDAGVLQWRQNKRITLKKPQDEMVEQNLLSHDGPRRQKRSHRKRKTDKSIVSQSDFFTEQGEQPENRDALRTSKKEKTIQTAESGEISSGSRNNVNSPTCPTEVKRFTCLECGRSFCRKWNLKVHKRTHTGEKPYKCLRCDKSFTYGSHLTRHQRTHTGEKPYKCLACDKSFTVRSHLTRHQRIHTGEKPFKCSKCEKSFTANSNLTEHIRTHTGEKPFKCSVCNKCFAKMSNLTRHQRIHRRERPHKCSVCGKCFSQKSNLTKDLKLHRRKTSFKLSLGRKSFSKSSNLLSQQIIRKKKYKCSACRKNYTKWSYLTKHKRIPQKANKPYKCSGCRKCFSNRSVLTRHKRIIHRWNKVYVCSKCSQCFRSRRLFITHQRTHTAQKPFQCSECRKAFSQEANLLRHQRTHTTEKPYKCPVCTKSFSESAGLSRHTRSCHTGQV from the exons ATGATGATGTTTGATACTTGCAAGGAGCCAGACCTGTGCATTGTCTATGGGGAACCCATCAGGCAAAAGCCCATCATCCACAAGAGAACGGGGGGTCAGCAGGAAGCCCACCCAGTTGATGAGGAGGATAAACCCCTTTTTCATGGAGGAAGTTCCGGAGCCTCCTGGAAAATCACAGTACAGACAATTCCTGGTGCTGCTAAGGAGCAGGATGTGTGCATTGTGGGTGAGGAGAACATCTGGCACTACCCCAACACCTGCGAGAGAAATATGTGTTTGCAGAAAATCAGCTCAGGGGAGGGTCCAGTTTACAGCAAAGGAGACTCCAGTGTCCCAAGTAAAACTCCAGCCCAGACTGTTGTTGATGCCACAGCCAGGATGATGATGCTTGATACTTCTAGGGAGCCAGACCTGTGCATTGTCTATGGGGAAcccatcaggccaaaggccatcGTCCATAAGAGAACTGAGGGTCAGCAGGAAGCCCACCCAGTCGAGGAGGGGAAGGATGTACCCCTTCTTCGTGGAGGAAGTTGCAGATCCCCCTGGGAAATCATGTTGGAGACAGTTCCTGGTGCTGCTGAGGAGCAGGATGTGTGCATTGTAGGTGAGGAAAACATCTGGCAGAACACCAACAACTGCGTAAGAAAGGAGTGGTTGCAGGACACCCACTCAGTGGAGGGTACCGTTCACAGCAAACTAGACTCCAGTGTCCccagggaacctccagcccagacTGTTGGTGATGCTGCTAAAGGACAAGACATCTGCATTGTGTATGACCAAGGTGTCCTACAAAAGCACACAGTCCATATCAGAATTGGGTATCCTGAGGAAACACACCCAGGGGAGGATGTAGTTAAAACTATTGCTGGTGGAAGAGATTGGAAAGGCCCCAATGAATCCACCTTCCAGCCCGCTATTGATGCCACCAAGGAGCAAGACTCCTGCATTGTGCATGAGGAAATGGTTAGTCAGAAGCCCATTTTTCAAGGAACAGCCCCCAGTGAAGCCACAGCTCAGAGAGATATGGATGCTG GTGTTTTGCAGTGGAGACAGAACAAAAGGATAACTTTGAAAAAACcacaggatgagatggtggaGCAGAACCTCCTGAGTCACGATGGACCAAGGAGGCAAAAGAGAAGCCACAGAAAACGGAAGACAGACAAATCCATCGTTTCTCAAAGTGACTTCTTCACTGAGCAAGGAGAACAACCAGAAAACAGAGATGCTTTGAGAACAtccaaaaaggagaaaacaattcAAACGGCAGAATCTGGAGAAATAAGCAGTGGGAGCAGAAACAATGTAAACAGCCCCACATGCCCTACAGAGGTGAAGCGATTTacttgtttggagtgtggaaggagcttctgCAGGAAATGGAATCTTAAAGTACAtaaaagaacccacacaggggagaagccgtacaaaTGTTTGAGGTGCGATAAAAGCTTCACTTACGGCTCACACCTTACTagacatcaaagaactcacacaggggagaagccgtacaaaTGTTTGGCGTGCGATAAAAGCTTTACTGTCAGGTCACACCTTACTagacatcaaagaattcacacaggggagaagcctttcaaatgtTCAAAGTGTGAGAAAAGCTTTACTGCGAACTCAAACCTTACAGAACATataagaactcacacaggggagaaacctttcaaATGTTCAGTCTGTAATAAATGTTTTGCTAAGATGTCAAACCTTACTAGACATCAGAGAATTCACAGAAGGGAAAGACCCCATAAATGCTCGGTGTGTGGTAAGTGCTTCAGTCAGAAATCAAATCTTACTAAAGATCTAAAACTTCACAGGAGGAAGACATCTTTTAAGTTATCACTGGGTAGAAAAAGCTTTAGTAAGAGCTCAAATCTTCTTAGTCAACAGATAATTCGCAAAAAAAAGTATAAATGTTCAGCTTGCAGGAAAAACTATACTAAGTGGTCATACCTTACCAAACATAAAAGAATACCACAGAAAGCAAATAAACCTTACAAATGCTCAGGGTGTAGAAAATGTTTCAGCAACAGGTCAGTCCTTACTAGACATAAGAGAATCATACACAGATGGAACAAAGTCTATGTATGTTCCAAGTGCAGTCAATGTTTCCGTTCAAGGAGACTTTTTATTAcacatcaaagaacccacacagcACAGAAACCTTTTCAATGCTCAGAGTGTAGAAAAGCCTTTAGTCAGGAGGCAAATCTCCTTagacatcaaagaactcacacaacAGAGAAACCCTACAAATGCCCGGTGTGTACAAAAAGCTTCAGTGAGAGCGCAGGTCTTTCCAGACATACAAGGTCTTGCCATACAGGGCAAGTGTGA